The DNA region ctcacccgaacccaacttctgaccttctcgagcaagcttccgttcctggcttctcgtccctcggaaacgccgcgcgcctccttctcgtctgctcgcatactcttctgtagctcctcatccctcggatgcactgagcttgTCGGCTCTCttccatgccgtccttctcgctagctgcgtcttttgctcgacgccctgtgcttctaagttcctgtacacttggacacaaggttaaacataacatgacctaacctaacttgtttgatcacatcaaaataaccttggggtaccagTAATAGGGAGCTAAGTCTCGTATGTCCGGTCGGCTCTGGGCCCGACTGACTTTATGTTGAGAGACTTGCACAagagaagtggggagctaagccCTATATGCTCAGCTGACTCTAGGACCGCCCGAGTTTATGCTGGGAGACCCTGCTTCTAAGAGGTGGTTTGCCCGGATACGTACACCATAACTTTGACTACCACCTCATCTTGATTGACCATCACATCAGCTTGACTCTCGACCCCACCTTAGCTTCTTATGGATAATTTATGCATTGATTATCATCTTATTTTTTACCAAGTGTTTTTGTTAAACTAAAGAGAGATTAATTTGCCACAAAACCATTAAATTGGAGGAATAATGGAGTTGTCATATTGTTTTGATCTAATGAACATGATCGTATTAATGATGCAACAAATACACAAATGTTTCTAACTCCCATCTCTAATTTTACTTCATTAGTATGGTAAATAGACATTATTGAGATTGTAGCATCTTAATTCCTCTTGTGAGATTAGTAGTTTGACGACAAAAGGCCTGCATACGATCTAGCTACCGAATATCTTTCCCGGTCGATTTAGCTTCATAGCTTACACCGGTACATCAAGGAGCCTTACGTGTTTGCATTTCTGATCTGTGTTGGTGGATCTTGCACAGTCTGTTAAGCCCTTTGTCTTCAGAATGTTTACCCCTTCTTGCAATGCAACATCAATCTGGCTCATTGAAGAACATATATCACTGGTGGTGCCATGGTCCATCAAGACATTCAAGGTTGAAGCAATTGCATTTGTTAAAATACTAGGTTAATCCTTGCTATTGGATAAGGACCAACCAAAACAATCAATGCTTATCAAGAAaaatgctgctgctgctgcataaATTAGATTGATAATAGAGAACTCAAACTCCAGATAAACTTTTCCATGAACATGGGAAAAAAAATTGCACAAATGGATGTATTCATTCTTGTTATCTCCCTAAAATTTGTGTTCAATCAGCAAATTTGGTATAAATGGAGCAAATTCACATATATCGAGTAATAGACTAGTTACCAGAAAAAAGACAATGAAGTAATTTGCAACTCAATTTCAGGGACTACTTACAGATTCACCACTAAGATTCATGTAGGTCAGGTGTGTCTCCAACCATCCCTGATAAAACACTGAGCATTTAACCTAATAAAATCACAGTTCAAACATGACAAAAAATATAAGATGATGAAGATGATAAGAAAAGGAGCTTAGAGCTTCACCGAAAAGGGCTTCAAAATGAATGAATGTCATTGGAATGTCCTGTGCCTGGGCAAAAGCATCAATATTCATGTCAAAACCAACCTGCAAAAGTGTGAGGGACTGGTGTAGTTGGTTCATGCAAAAGTGCCGCCGTCAATAGGTATGAGATTGATTCTCAGCGGATGGGAAATGCTCAAACACCTCACCCATGTGACTCTAGAGGGTATCAAACATCCTTCAGGACACAGGAGAAGGCCGTGGAAGATGACAAAATCGTCTCTAAACTCAAGCACCTCCTCGGATGAGCGCGTCGGAAGAGGGGAAGGCAAAGGGAAAGGCCGGTCGTTGAAGGGGGCTCCGGCTGGCGGCTGGGAGAAGGAACTGCATGCGATGAGAGCCTTGAGCATGCGCATACTCCGGGATCGGGGATTGGAGATGACGATAAGGAGAGGGCGTGGTGCAGTCTCCGGTCCGTTATCGGGCCCACTATCGAAGAGAAGGATGAGCCCATGCGCGAATGCAAAGTATAAGCTAAAAGTACGAGGGTTCTTCTGAAAACTATAGGGGCGTCATgcagaattttataaaataacaCCTTTTcttgtaaaatataaaattaaataaggcTGCTTGCTTTCCTCCTCTCCGGAACCGGCTGCGAACGTAGTCGGCTTTCCCGACCGGCGATCGAAACCATGCTCAATCCCGGCTTCGGCGCGAGGTCATTTACCTAATTTCATCCGCACCCACCCCCGTTTTATTCCAGGATCGGAGATTCCCCGCCGTCATTTCGCCCCGCCGATTCGTCCTCTCCCTACTCCTCATCGCAGTTCCAACTCTCGCTAGGTCTCCAATCCACGAACTTCTTTTAACCGGCCGCTGCAGCCCCCTTCTGTGATCCGTCTCTTTGCCCTCCCCTCCTCCTCTGATCTTGTGCAGTTTTTCTCCAGGTTCCCGCAAGGAAACAACCTTCTCCCATCGGACTGCAGCAACCCAGTTTCCTGACGCTGTTTCCTCGCTTTCTCTTAATCGATGCACGCATCCGATAAATTTCTTGAGTTCGTAGAGGCTCTTCTCAAGTCCCCCAAGCGCTGActggagttatcggtgcctttaGATTGCAGTAATTTCCCGCTTCATTATTGTAGGTATTCTCTTGAATATGTCAAAATTGGAAATCTTTTCCTTTTACAAATTTCAACTTTCAtgtttcttttttctcttttattattttcccCTTTGATGTCCTATTTGAAGGGAAGTAAGTAGAGGTGAAACCGAGATAGTTaagttgaaaataaaaaataggaaaaaaaacgtCCGCCCATGTGTTCTTGAACAAACGTGAAAGGAGTTAATGTGTGTTTATTAGaggatcaaacttccttttactCCATAATTGATATTAGTGTTTATTAGAATGAGGGTGAGTGCTTGAATGATTGTCCGGTCACTTATATTGAGTGATAAGTTGTTGGGGGCCATCAGCAAAGAAACAATCATACTGCTTTTCAAAATATGGCCCTTGTAGAGGATCATTGTactatttattttttatcaataaattTGAATTACTTTTTGCATTTTATTGTAAGGACCCTTGAATTGTATATGCTGTGTTGACAAACAAAAATTTGTTACTTGTTTTTGTATCATACCCTGGAGAAAAAAATATGCAATGTCGAGCATAAtatattttacatatattgaaataaatatttccgTGATTTCACTTGTGACCATTTTCAGAAAATTCTTTCAGTTGAAAATTCTCTTCTACTATGTGATAGCTCTAGTTCTAATTTAGTAGCAGAGTTTTCAGATTTCTCCATGATATGCAACAATAGAATCATAAGTCCCATTTAGAATGGTATTACTATTATACTTATTCTATTAGATGAATTGTTATTTTCTCATGGTACATTTGTTGAGtatcaataatttaatatttgcTTTGTTTTTCCtaacaaaatttttaaagtattgttGAACTTTTTTTTAGGAATATTCTTCTCTTAGAACATTTTTTGATGAATTGATTTTCTCAAATTTTACAACAAAGGAGAACTCATAAGTTTTGTGATTTTTCTTTGTTCATATAAGAACTACTGAAgattaaaaacaaataaaaaattacatagGAATTATGATTAGCTATGCAACAATGACTAGTGTGAAGATTCCGTAAAGAGAGAGACCATAATTGTTGCTTGGTATGCCTTTTAGGAAGGGGATGGATGTAGGAACATGTCTATTCTTCTATTGCACTGGCAGTGCTAAGTGTCTAGATGGACAAGAAGGTAAAGCATTTTAGAAGAGAGCCTAGCCGATACCAGCACTAGGACGAAATAGAAAGGGTGTGATCAGAATAGTTTAAATCAAGCTTCAAAATCTTGAGCAGCGTCAAGTTTTCATCTTTGACTGCAATAGTATTCTTTTTGTTACCATGTCGGTGTTTCGATGTATGGTGTTGGTGACAAATTGGAGGTTGAAGgatgaagaagataaagaagaaaaataaaagaagaaaaataaaagaagaaagcTATATAGCTAAGTTTGGACTTTGTGTCACATCTAAAATGCTATGCTAGAGTTTTAACATTATATTGTACGTCATGAGCTATAAATAATATAACCATTAATTTAATTCATCTTAATGTTTATTGTAGTATGTCAAGAGGTGTCAAATATTGGCATGACAAAATATTCATTGACATGATCGACGCAATAACACAAGAGAGATAACCTATGTTGAGTGGTATTGTGTTTTGGATTTATCATAACCATGCATTTCAATCATGTCACTTGACTTGGTgagagattttaaaccatggtttagGTGATTCCTCGTCATTGTGAAGGGTAGCACTCAATGAGGGTAATTGTCGTCGTCCATGTTGGTGAGGTTTTGCTAGATGATGTGAATTAATAGATTGACATGACACCATAGACATCCATCTTGCCAAGGATATTTATGCTATTTAAGCTTTTGAAAAGATTAGTGTCACTCTAGCTTCCTATATAGAACCACATCTCAAATATCCTTTGACCCGATTGCTTCAATAATTGTTGATCATGTTCGAGTGCGAGTAGACGGGCGCTGGGAAGATGACGCTCACGTTAACTGGATGTCGACTGAAGGCGATGTGGACCTCCGACGAgttaagcctgcaaccacagagtcgttagtgccgagccagggaggggtttcccggcgatgaccctccgacgctcaagtcaatcaccgacaagcgaatgaagaatgaagtagaaaggagcagcgtaactgtagctatAGTAATCAAAGCATACCTCCGATGAAGCTTTGgggcttcttatatagagctcccaAGAGACGCGCGCACGCTTCCcgaggcgtgcacgcttcccaaagcaTACTTGGAAAGGCCGTGTCAAAAAAGCGTGCCTGACGCCATACCTTAACAActcgagcatatccctgacgtgacagtggaagcttccaccgtacgattttctgcctgaccatgccgccGACCATGCCGTTTATTGATGACACTGATCCCTAGGAAGATATTGCCAACTGCTCCCTTTGTTTGTTATTGGATCGAGTGGGAGAATCGCTCGGCTAGTTTGTCATCCGGGCGATGCAACGGCCGGGCCGAGCGTCCACTCGGCCAATGCTCTGCTGGCTGGCTTCCCCCGGCGGGCGAGGGGATCTTATCTGCCAGGTCAAGGCTGCGTCCATTGTTTGACCGAACGGGATGGCCGCTCGACCTTCGTGTCTCCCTGGTTGAGCTTCATGAGCATCGGAAGCTCGGTGTATGACCGAGCTGTCGAAATGTTGGATCGGCTACTCTATCTGCTGACCGGGAAGGTAGTTCGCTTGTTCAGACGCCCGCCtaacgttgaccactttgaccaccTGCCGGACGGGCcctaccttaccaccggatcacgtgcctccccctcaagtctagtcgaaggaggttgcaagtccgatTGACTGAACAAACAATCTGGTGACCAATTGGCTGACCAACCAATGAGccggttggatcccgatcgacTCGTGTAGGGCTGGTCTTTCTCGGTCGATCGACGCTTTGAGCCCTTGCCCTTGGATTTTTCCTCATCGCCCTCGGAGGGGCGCGAGCCGGTCGGTCAATGCTGACGTTGCCCAAATCTCCTCGGAATACGCGCGAATCAcctccattaaggccgagcatgcGCCCACGCCCATTAAATGCTGCCCTGTGGGAGGATGCCACGTGTCGCCGACGCAGGCACCGCACGTCCGAGGTGACAGCTGCTGATGTGACGATTGACTGTTTGAATTCAACGGCCGGATGTGCGCTCCGAGtcccgtgccctagatcggacgacTCCGGCCAACCGCGCCCATCTTTATAAAGCCTTAGCGTCGCCATTTCTTCCTCTGCGTTCTCTTTCTGCTCTTTGACAGTTTGCTCCGACGATTTTGCTTGCTTCCAGCGTTCCGGCGACTCTCGACTTCCTCCTTCAGCGGCCTTTCTCTTTGTAAGCCTTTCGACCTTTCCTAATCTCTCCGTTTGTGCGTAGTTTCCATAGCTTTCCTGTTTCCCGTTTCCGCTTGATTTTTCTCGATCATCTTCTCCGTCGAACCTTCTGCCTTTTCATTTCCCAACAATGGCGAGTTCCTCGTAGTCGTCCGACCCTACTCCCGGTCTATGGTACATTACCATGGAGACTCGGTTCGACGCGGGCAACGCCGCGAGTCTCATAAACGTCTACGACATCCCCTCTGACCACGAAATAATTTTAGCCTCCCCGTCCAATCGGCCCAATGACCCGTCGATCGACACAGTTTGTTTCTTTCAAGATCAGTTCGTGGCCGGTCTTCGgtttctcattcaccctttcaTAACCGAGGTCTGTAACTACTTTCGCGTCCCGCTCGCCCAGCTCGTCCCTAACTCTTTCCGCCTGCTGTGCGGCGTGGTAGTGTTGTTTCGAGTGCACAACATTCCACTGACCCCTCAggtcttccactacttttactatcccaagcagtccgagctgggcacgtACCTTTTCCAATCTCGGATCGGTCTAGTCttcttcgacaaaatgcctacctccaacaagcactggaaggagtacttcttcttcctgagactccccgagcggccctgcttccggaccaagtggcaggtcggactCCCTACTCAACCTGATCTGAAGAGATACAAGACCCGGTCGGATTACCTCCACGCTGCTAATATGCTGACCGACCTGAAGTTCGACATTCACAAGCTGTTGCCAGAGGGTGTGATGTACGCGTTCGGGCTAAGTTCGATCCGAACGAAGCTCCTGAGCAGCCTAGGTATGGAATTTCTCAACCttcttcctttgagtctaactgattttgtttttcttttgcgGCCGACATCATGATGCGCGCTCGAGCAGCCAGCATTATGAAGGCCAAGCAGGCCGAGATTGAAGCAGCCGGGCCAAGGATATGGAACGGCTCGACCTGACCCCTGTCGGCTCACAGGAGGGCACAACTGGGGAAACAACAACTGCGGGCGACGGGACCGCCGAGCGGACGCCCAGCGCAGGAGGGGCGACCGACCCAGGATTGGTCTGAGAAGCGCCACCCGTCATCCCTGCTGAGAGTTTGGGGTCCTCGGGCGATGAAGTACCGCTCTCCCGCAAGAGACGCCGAACGAACGCTCCTTCCCGTTCCGCCACCTCGGCCGTCCAAGCCTCTGCAGGGGGACACCCCATCTCCTGCTGCTCCTGCAACAGTGGAGACTACCTCTTCCGATCGGACTCCGTTCGTGGCTGAGTTACCAGAGCCGCTCGCCGTGCAGCCGATCGCTTCCTTGCCACCAGCTAGGCGGAAGATAACACGATCCGTTGTCCTTCCAGTCCCCCTTGCCCATACTTCAGGACCGAGCGCTTCTTCTCACTCGGCGCCAAGCAGGCGACGATCCATCACCGCCACTCTTCGCCTGCCGATTCAGGACTTTCTTGCGCCAGGCGACCAGCCCAGCTCTCCCCAACATCAAGTCTATTTTCGTGGTCGGCTCGCTCGCATCTGGGAGGAAGCGAGGGCACGAACGACCATGAAACCCCCGGGCGCGCTTGCTGATAGCCATCTGGAGATGTCCACCGGGGTTAGTATTTTCAACAATCAATTCATAAGTTACCTTTGCTCGGCACTAATATTTGCTTGCAGTATTGGGTGGAGAATATTGTCATGTGCCAGCGGCGGGCACaagtggaggacgagctgaagaagctcaaaatttCTGGAGAAGCCTCCTCCTCCCAGGGCCAACGGTCGCCCGTCTGCAGGCCGACCTGAAGAAGGACCAACATCTCCTCGCGGAGGAGCAGCAAAAGTCGGCCGAACAGGCCAGTAGGATGGGCCAGATCGAGGTGTAATTGAAGACCTACGATCATAAACTCGAGCTGGCTTCCAAAAGGAAACAACGAGCCATCGTCGACCTGGAGCAAAAAAACCAGGATGCTCGACAGTTGGCCGAGAAGCTGAAGAACACGGAGGGCTTGCTGACTACCGAGTgagagagccgctcggctaaaGAGGCTGAACTTAAAGACCAAGTGAAGTGCCTTGAAGAGGAGTTGGAGGCCTCACGTGTTGCTCTGACTACCTATCAGGAGGCCGAGCTGGGTCGCTTCGCTGTCCTGAAGCAACAATACCTTCGCTCGGACCAATTTCTGGAGAAGGCGACCGATGGGATCGTCCGATCGTTTAAGCTAGCGATCGATGCGACGCTCAGCCAACTGAAGGTGAACGGTCATGTCTCCGAGGCCCAGTCTGATAAAGTCGTGAACCGCGCCCAGCTCCTTGAGTCCATTCCCGACGAGGCCTTCGAATATATCGAGTGAGCGAGGGGTCGGTAGAAAATGTTTTTTGTAAAGTTTTGAATATACTCCTGTCGTTCAGCAGTGACCAATTATCAATGAAATCCTTTTGCGCTCTTTCTTCATATGCCATCTGTTTGCTAAGTATTTGGCTGTATAATTCCGATCGGCTGTTATGATCGTACTTTCATTATTGAAATATTCGCTAGGCTTGTACCtccggggtttatagtcgccgctcgactctgagttttaacgtctccgctagacgatcttctaaggcaggagtttaaggtcgccgctcgaccgttgatggagacatgagtttaacgtcgccactcgacgatttgatgaagatcgggatttaaggtcgccgctcgaccgttgatggagacgtgggtttaacgtcgccgctcgacgatttagtgaacaccggggtttaaggtcgttgctcgaccgtcgatggagacatgtgtttaacgtcgccgctcgacgatttggtgaagaccggggtttaaggtcgccgctcgaccgtcgatggagacatgggtttaacgtcgccgctcgacgatttggtgaagatcggggtttaaggtcgtcgctcaaccgtcgatggagacatgggtttaacgtcgtcgttcgacgatttggtgaagaccggggtttaaggtcgccgctcgaccgtcgatggagacatgagtttaacgtcgcagctcgatgatttggtgaagaccggggtttaaggtcgccgctctaccgtcgatggagacatgagtttaacgtcgccgttcgacGATTTTGTGAAGActggagtttaaggtcgccgctcgactgtcgatggagacatgagtttaacatcgtcgctcgacgaGTATTTGGATAACCTTTCATTTTCATTTCAATCCTGCAATCAGAGGGCACAGGAAAAACGGAAGGTACACTTCAATtatattggcgcacctttcatccagctcggtatggctagaggtggttcgcgctccaaggaCGTTCTagttgtcgtccgtcttcatcttctaGGTAGTAGGCGTCCGAGCGAAGCTTCTCCACGACTCTGAATGGTCCGGCCCACGGAGCTTCTAGTTTAGTGACATCGCCgatcggcttcaccttcttccacaatTGTGATTGGTGAAGAGGCAACAATGAGGAGATTGGGTGGTAGCTAAGGAATTGGGAGCTTATCTCCTTTATTGTTGAATCCCTTGCCAAGAATGTGGACCTCAATGTCTTAATTGCTTAGGGTGCACTTAAATTTGAGGGGCATGTTGACATCAAAATGAGTAGTCATGACTGTGTCAATAACGGCCAAGTTGTTGGAGGTGGTCTTGAGGATGATGACCTTGAGGGTGGGTGAAGGAATGCTTCTAATGGCTGTGCTTGGTGTAGCCTCCTTTTGGTTTGATCACATTTAGTTATTGTTGCTTAGGAATGTAGATCTATTGCGGAGTTATATCTGTTGCTCGAGACTAACGCCTGTTTCAAAAGGTAAAGGAGATGGAAGAGAGAGGGAGGGGAATGTGTAGGAAGAACGAACAATAGATGGAGTCATGGACACAAGTGGTAGGTTTCAAATGTGTTATCTCATGTAGCAGTCTTTCCTCAATTGGGAATAGGGGAGAAAGCTTGTAACACCAGAATTTTTTCTTCTCTAGTATCAAGTTCAGAAGCAAAAGTTTCATATCTTATTAGTTGATGACAAATATTATACTCCATATCTTTAGCTCTAAAATAATAATAGCCAatgattaaatatttaaatatctTGGGCAGGCACAAGTCTGTACTTATAGAGCTCTTAACTCTAGCATAAAAGTGCCCTCCTGCTTcctattgttggaccccgtggttgttttgatgtgatcaaccaagttaggttaggttctgtttggtttaatccctatgtctaagtgtgcaggagcgtaggagcacaggaagtcgagcggaagacgtggctagcgagaaggacgacacaggatagagccgacgggcttagtgtgtccgagggacgaggtgtcccggaagagtacaccggtggacaagaagaacataagcgacgttcgagggacgagaagccggggaggaaggctgctcgaggagaagaccgaaaattggattcgggtgagccctattccgaatggccgaaatcacccaagcgagcgaagccggagcggaagacccgcaCCGAGgtgagcagaaccggagcagagggcccgaaccttccgagcgcccggaactcaACTTTTATCAATGATGTGTACGTTGACCGACGCgtcggggataaaattctatcccactccagacactcggaacccttccaggcgcccggaacagtgctataaatatagctctgattTCAGTAAATcaaacaacaacttgtaattcctTTCTCTCTGTTCTACTATTGATTGTGAGCTgctaacgttgtaagaggctactccgcccgaggAGATCTTCATAAGTGcacttcattttccttggattagcaatcttcttattgcaaaccaagtaattctccttgtgtctctgtctttttaattagtctcttaattGTTATTTACAAGTATTCATAATTAAGCTATAAGTCAAGAAAAGGTTGAATTTATTTttgcaggacaattcacccctccccttttgccggccaccaagggaccaacaccTATGTTGCTAAACATTGTCTCTAGAAATTCCATTTACTAAAACTCACCTTCCATAGTGTTCATTATCATTAAGGAAACATCCATTTGCAACATATTCACCCTGCCTAGCCTGCAGGACATTGCGTCATTGCAAGTAGCATTATCTGGTTCATATTCTTTAACTGAATTTGAGATTTAATTTTGTTGCTTTCATAGTACTATTTGATAGTTACTGAGAAGCTATCTTCTGGATTTCTCGTCAAGCTGTCCTAGCTTCAGTCCAGTAAAAACACTTATTTTTACCTCTCAATTAATATTGTCTCATTGAACTTActtttcaagaagaaaaagattgGATCAGTTAATGCGCTAATTGTGCCTCCTCCCTTTAAGCATCTTGTGCTTTGTAAAGTTTCTGCCTGTCACCAGCCAAACCTTCCTGTCATGGGTCCTACGATCATGAAGCTTCTTGACGAGGATGAGGTATTGTTTCTTGTCCTGTTGATAATGGGCTTAGTTTGCAACTGGAATTTGTCAGGTCTTCTGTGTGTCATGAAAAGGGAGAAATTTATGATTGCATTTATAGGATGAGAGCATGCACTCCGGTGCTGATGTTGAGGCCTTGTTGGCAGCATTGAACTGTGATATTGGCGATGATCCGGCTGTGGTTGCTCCACCCTTGGATCCTGATGCAAGTAGGTCCCTTATCTTTTTTCATGGATGCTGGAATCTTGGCCTACATGACCAAAAGCTTCATTCTATACTATTGCTACTTAtgtgaaataaaaataatctattatattatcaaTTTAGGAtatgaaataaataataatttatatattatcaaTTTACGACATGAGCCTATATATTCTTATTAAGAATCAGCATAGACTTACTCCATCTATGTTATTATTCTATCAAATGGATTTTTTTTGGTAATCCAAGTATCCAGCAAAtggaatattattttaatttccatGGTTggggttttaaaattattttgatcagtgtagaatcttttaaatatattttatatttttttatgtcaAGCTTCACAATTTAATATGATTCTCAATTCAAAATCATCACAGCAATTCACGCTATGCACCTTCTTATTCAATGTCTTAGTTTGGGATGGCTTGCTGGTTCATCATGTGCATCCAGAATATGTCATCACCATAGAATCATTGTAGCTTCTCTGATTTGTCAATTCTTTTGGAAAATGTTTTGATATGGTCCCTTTTCTCGAATGTGTATCACTAGATCTAATTTTCAAGTTTATACAGCAGATATTACCTAATGTGTATgacaaaatctaattttcaagttTGTATAGAAGATATTGCCTgtttatcttttaacttctaCCATAGCTGTGTCTTCATCAGGTGTGTTGATGCAATCAAGTAGTTCAGAATCTGAACAAGTAATTAGACAGTGGAAAACACCCAGTGAAGTAGGAGATGACCAGATTGGACAAAACGAACAAAACCAACCTTTACAATCATCGGAGCAGCATTCGTCTGGGGGAGAATTGGTTCAGAGAAGTTCTATTCAACCTCGAGTGGAGCAGCTCAATCATCTGTCGAAACAAGATCAGATGACTTTTCAGCAAGAGATCACGCATTCAAATAACTGTCAGCAACAGTCAGAAGCTAATTCGGTTAAACCTGTGGACAAGGGACCTGAGCAAAGTAATATACCAGTCTTGGATACAATTGCAGACACAATGTTGGATGTTGCCCATCTTTCTgagaagcagcagcagcagcacatTGTCCAGCAGTCAAACAGTCAACAAACCCCTAACATAGCAAATGCAGCTGCTCAGCCTTCTGAGAGGCAACAACACATAATGCAGCAGTCAAATAGCCGACAAACACTCACTTCTAGTCAATCAAACATGGCATTAAGAACTACTAAAACTGCTTCGTCCATACCTTTCCACATGCTGATTCAAATTTTAGAACCTCACCTTGACAATGACAGATCCATGCAGTTGCATTCGATTTTTAACAAACTCAGGGTATACAATTCTGTGAGCTATTCTAATTTATTCTTTTCTAAAGAAACCATCAAAAACTAGTGCTGTAGGATGTGTATGATTTGGCTGAATAAAGGAGTTGCAGGACCAACATCTTGGGGATTTGCTGGGAATGCAAGAGGAAAAGTTTGAGTTGTACTATGGTTGGAGGGAGTGGTATGTAGGTTCATATCATGTAACAAGTCAATTGATAGGATACAATACTTGGAGAAAACCAACAGGAAGGAAGGAAATGCTTTTCTTCTATCAAACAAATGCGTCTGAGtcttttgtttttctctttttcACATAAATTTGTGCCATTCCAAATCCCTGTTGTATAGATCATGGAATATGTCAACTAAAACTACCTTTATGTGTAACTTTTTCAAAACTTCCTCTTATACTTAAAATCTTTGTTTGACTACCTTTTTAGATGATCTATTGTTATGTTGTAATAAATTACATGCTGGAACCAGATTCATACAATTTGATTAGTTTTGAAAAACATACTTAAACTTGCAATGTATTTTCTAGAATAATGAAGTCAGCAAAGAGGACTTTTTGAGAGTGATAAGGAATATAGTTAGTGATCAGACGCTTAGACAGGCTGCTCAAAAGGCACAAATGCAGGTAACTATCAAAGACATCCCTAAAAGTTTTCTTATTCTTTGATGCTAATGAATGTTAAAAACTGTGTAGAGAAATAGCTTTCTGTACAGATTATTGCCTTTTAAGGTTTGTCTATTTTATTTGCAACTTTCTTTCTGTTGATTGTCTCAGCAGCTTCAGGCG from Zingiber officinale cultivar Zhangliang chromosome 4B, Zo_v1.1, whole genome shotgun sequence includes:
- the LOC121974582 gene encoding uncharacterized protein LOC121974582 isoform X6, which translates into the protein MRMLKALIACSSFSQPPAGAPFNDRPFPLPSPLPTRSSEEVLEFRDDFVIFHGLLLCPEGCLIPSRVTWSLTLLQVGFDMNIDAFAQAQDIPMTFIHFEALFVFYQGWLETHLTYMNLSGESEYKRVLQ
- the LOC121974582 gene encoding uncharacterized protein LOC121974582 isoform X3, which translates into the protein MRMLKALIACSSFSQPPAGAPFNDRPFPLPSPLPTRSSEEVLEFRDDFVIFHGLLLCPEGCLIPSRVTWSLTLLQVGFDMNIDAFAQAQDIPMTFIHFEALFVFYQGWLETHLTYMNLSGESVLSDKEGSSGIQERFLKNYFLQVYGLCHLITNSNKLGSTS
- the LOC121974582 gene encoding uncharacterized protein LOC121974582 isoform X1 — translated: MRMLKALIACSSFSQPPAGAPFNDRPFPLPSPLPTRSSEEVLEFRDDFVIFHGLLLCPEGCLIPSRVTWSLTLLQVGFDMNIDAFAQAQDIPMTFIHFEALFVFYQGWLETHLTYMNLSGESIDVALQEGVNILKTKGLTDCARSTNTDQKCKHVRLLDVPV
- the LOC121974582 gene encoding uncharacterized protein LOC121974582 isoform X2 gives rise to the protein MRMLKALIACSSFSQPPAGAPFNDRPFPLPSPLPTRSSEEVLEFRDDFVIFHGLLLCPEGCLIPSRVTWSLTLLQVGFDMNIDAFAQAQDIPMTFIHFEALFVFYQGWLETHLTYMNLSGESHQLHQLSAEFPCLYKICKVLPTDSILDCRNQQLLYFQFQK
- the LOC121974582 gene encoding uncharacterized protein LOC121974582 isoform X7; its protein translation is MRMLKALIACSSFSQPPAGAPFNDRPFPLPSPLPTRSSEEVLEFRDDFVIFHGLLLCPEGCLIPSRVTWSLTLLQVGFDMNIDAFAQAQDIPMTFIHFEALFVFYQGWLETHLTYMNLSGESQQQHFS
- the LOC121974582 gene encoding uncharacterized protein LOC121974582 isoform X8, yielding MGEVGFDMNIDAFAQAQDIPMTFIHFEALFVFYQGWLETHLTYMNLSGESIDVALQEGVNILKTKGLTDCARSTNTDQKCKHVRLLDVPV
- the LOC121974582 gene encoding uncharacterized protein LOC121974582 isoform X5, producing the protein MRMLKALIACSSFSQPPAGAPFNDRPFPLPSPLPTRSSEEVLEFRDDFVIFHGLLLCPEGCLIPSRVTWSLTLLQVGFDMNIDAFAQAQDIPMTFIHFEALFVFYQGWLETHLTYMNLSGESGLFTPPPL
- the LOC121974582 gene encoding uncharacterized protein LOC121974582 isoform X4, which gives rise to MRMLKALIACSSFSQPPAGAPFNDRPFPLPSPLPTRSSEEVLEFRDDFVIFHGLLLCPEGCLIPSRVTWVGFDMNIDAFAQAQDIPMTFIHFEALFVFYQGWLETHLTYMNLSGESIDVALQEGVNILKTKGLTDCARSTNTDQKCKHVRLLDVPV